The DNA region GTATAATGATACTTAATCGCATAATTTGTTATTTCCCGTTCCTGTAAATAGTTCCATTGTAGCGCTTGTATCGGAGGAAATACCATCACTTTTAATAACTTTCAATACGGTCTTAACCAGTATTTTTAAATCCAGTATAAATGTCAAATGGTCTACATACGACACATCATATTCAAACTTTTTGTCCCAAGAAATAGCGTTTCTACCATTTACTTGTGCCCACCCTGTTATGCCGGGCTTAACTTCATGTCTTCGCTTTTGGAAATCACTGTAAAGGGGCAGGTAAGAAACCAATAAAGGACGAGGACCAATGAGGCTCATGTCTCCTTTTAAAACGTTTAACAATTGTGGCAATTCATCTAGTGATGTCTTTCTAACAAATTTACCTGCGGTGGTAAGCCTTACTTCATCGGGTAAAAGATTGCCTGAGGCATCTTTTTTATCGTTCATGGTTTTGAATTTCAGTATTTTGAAAACCTTACCGTTTTTTCCTGGACGGCTTTGAACAAAAAATATGTTGCCATGATTTGCAATTCCTAAAAAGATAATGACAAGCAGTATAATGGGAGAAGTCAATACTAAAATTGACAATGCCAGTATAAAATCAATTAGTCTCTTAAAAAAATGCCTGTAAATCATAAAACAATTCTAATTCCTATCGCAAAATAACTATAAAAATACCTACTAATTTTGGATATAGACCAAGTACTTGCTTTTTTGTTAAAATACAATTAAAAGCTAGGTCTAGCTTAGGTTTTAAACAGAATTACATTATATTTTAATGGGTTTAAGCTTAAAAATAGTAGTAGATTTTTATATAGTTCAATAAATGCTAATTACTTTAGAAGCTGATATTCTTTTAATTGTTCGGACCAAACATACTCTTGACTGTATTTTTTAGCAATCATCTGTCTATACTTTTCATTGTAATTGACATGATTAGACCTGTCTTTTAGACAGTTTAGCATAGCTTCTGTTAATGCATTGCTGTCCTTGACAGGAATTATGGTGCCGTTTAATTTGTCCTCAATTATTTCATTGGAACCGTTTATATCGGTAACAATGCTGTAAATACCCATGGCACCTGCCTGTAATAGGACGTTG from Zobellia alginiliquefaciens includes:
- a CDS encoding sugar transferase, with amino-acid sequence MYRHFFKRLIDFILALSILVLTSPIILLVIIFLGIANHGNIFFVQSRPGKNGKVFKILKFKTMNDKKDASGNLLPDEVRLTTAGKFVRKTSLDELPQLLNVLKGDMSLIGPRPLLVSYLPLYSDFQKRRHEVKPGITGWAQVNGRNAISWDKKFEYDVSYVDHLTFILDLKILVKTVLKVIKSDGISSDTSATMELFTGTGNNKLCD